In Salisediminibacterium beveridgei, one DNA window encodes the following:
- the ahpF gene encoding alkyl hydroperoxide reductase subunit F, with amino-acid sequence MALDTSIKQQLNQYLELIERDLTLKLDAGSDEASRKLSDFVHEVAGMTPRIHVETASLSRTPSFSVNRRGEDSGVAFAGIPLGHEFTSFVLAVLQVSGRAPKVDEDTLTQMKHLEGTFSFETYVSLSCQNCPEVVQALNMLSAVNPGVSNTMIDGAVFKQEVEDRDVMAVPAVYLNGEFFGGGRMTIEDIFSKLGQGTDAKALNEKDPFDVLVVGGGPAGASAAIYAARKGIRTGIVAERFGGQVQDTLSIENFISTKKTEGPKLVASLEEHVRDYEVDIMKSQKVQSLEKKDRFELTLENGATLTSKSVILATGARWRNVGVPGEEEFRNNGVAYCPHCDGPLFEGKDTAVIGGGNSGVEAAIDLAGIVNHVYLLEFLPELKADEVLQKKLHSLDNVTVITNAKTTEITGDNKVNGLSYQDRVTDEEKHIPLEGVFVQIGLVPNTDWLDDSVEKTRMGEIVVNQHGQSSMPGLFAAGDCTNSPYKQIIISMGSGATASLGAFDYLIRAQEPALTVSS; translated from the coding sequence ATGGCACTCGACACATCGATTAAGCAACAGCTCAACCAATACCTTGAACTCATCGAGCGTGATCTGACACTGAAACTGGATGCCGGATCAGACGAGGCTTCAAGAAAACTGTCAGACTTCGTCCATGAAGTGGCCGGGATGACCCCCCGCATTCACGTGGAGACAGCTTCTCTGTCACGGACACCAAGCTTTTCTGTGAACCGTCGTGGAGAAGATTCCGGAGTGGCTTTTGCCGGCATCCCGCTGGGACATGAATTCACTTCCTTCGTCCTTGCTGTATTGCAAGTCAGTGGACGGGCACCCAAGGTCGACGAGGATACCCTGACGCAAATGAAGCATCTCGAAGGTACCTTCTCGTTTGAAACGTACGTCAGCTTAAGCTGTCAGAACTGTCCCGAAGTGGTTCAGGCACTGAATATGCTGAGTGCTGTAAATCCGGGTGTATCCAATACCATGATCGACGGCGCGGTATTCAAACAGGAAGTGGAAGACCGTGATGTCATGGCTGTCCCTGCTGTTTATTTGAACGGTGAATTTTTCGGTGGCGGACGGATGACGATCGAAGACATTTTCTCGAAACTCGGACAGGGAACAGATGCCAAAGCCCTCAATGAAAAAGATCCGTTTGACGTACTCGTTGTGGGCGGTGGCCCTGCCGGAGCCAGTGCTGCCATCTACGCAGCCCGAAAAGGAATCCGCACCGGGATTGTTGCAGAACGCTTCGGCGGCCAGGTTCAGGACACATTAAGCATTGAGAACTTCATCAGCACCAAAAAGACAGAAGGACCAAAGCTCGTTGCAAGCCTTGAAGAACATGTACGGGACTATGAAGTCGATATTATGAAAAGCCAAAAGGTTCAATCCCTTGAAAAAAAGGATCGCTTTGAACTCACCTTGGAAAATGGCGCAACATTAACCAGTAAAAGTGTTATTCTCGCTACCGGTGCGCGCTGGCGGAATGTCGGCGTTCCTGGTGAAGAGGAATTCAGGAATAATGGCGTTGCTTATTGCCCGCACTGCGACGGTCCCCTGTTTGAAGGAAAGGACACGGCCGTTATTGGCGGCGGGAATTCCGGTGTGGAAGCGGCCATTGACCTGGCAGGGATCGTGAATCATGTCTACCTGCTTGAATTCTTGCCTGAACTCAAGGCGGATGAAGTACTCCAGAAGAAACTGCACAGCCTGGACAATGTCACTGTCATTACAAATGCAAAAACAACCGAAATCACCGGTGATAACAAAGTAAACGGTTTATCGTATCAGGACCGGGTAACGGATGAGGAGAAGCATATTCCTCTTGAAGGCGTGTTCGTTCAGATCGGACTGGTTCCGAACACCGACTGGCTGGATGATTCGGTCGAAAAAACCCGCATGGGTGAAATCGTCGTCAATCAGCATGGCCAGTCCAGTATGCCTGGCTTGTTCGCAGCCGGAGACTGCACCAATTCCCCATATAAACAGATCATCATTTCCATGGGGAGCGGTGCCACGGCCTCATTGGGCGCTTTCGATTACCTGATTCGTGCACAGGAACCCGCTCTGACCGTTTCATCATGA
- a CDS encoding PTS sugar transporter subunit IIA, with translation MTTQVITPENIRLKANVADKEAAIRIAGEILVNQGYVLPDYVGKMFEREELTSTFMGNYIAIPHGTEDAKEKVLASGISILQLSEPLDYGNGNIVKVVFGIAGKNNEHLDILSKIAIVCSDEANIDRIVHAETEQDLMAIFEEVND, from the coding sequence ATGACGACTCAAGTCATTACCCCGGAAAACATTCGACTGAAAGCAAATGTCGCGGACAAGGAAGCCGCCATCCGCATCGCAGGTGAGATTCTCGTCAATCAAGGCTATGTCCTGCCGGATTACGTGGGAAAAATGTTTGAACGTGAAGAACTCACTTCCACCTTTATGGGGAATTACATTGCCATTCCCCACGGCACGGAAGATGCCAAAGAAAAAGTGCTCGCCTCCGGGATTTCCATTCTCCAGCTGTCAGAGCCGTTGGATTACGGCAACGGAAACATCGTCAAAGTCGTGTTTGGGATCGCCGGTAAAAACAATGAACACTTGGACATTCTATCGAAAATTGCGATTGTCTGTTCCGACGAAGCCAACATCGACAGAATCGTTCACGCCGAAACCGAACAGGATCTGATGGCGATATTTGAAGAGGTGAATGACTGA
- the katG gene encoding catalase/peroxidase HPI — MDEQKKMNEQQGMCPVMHGGATSPTRGGTANQEWWPNQLNVSILHQHDKKTNPFDEDFNYKEAFNQMDYYAMKEDLKELMKTSQDWWPADYGHYGPFFIRMSWHAAGTYRTGDGRGGGGTGAQRFAPLNSWPDNANLDKARRLLWPIKQKYGNKLSWADLIILAGNVALEDMGLKTFGFGGGREDIWHPEEDIYWGSEDEWLGDNRYAGSRQDLENPLAAVQMGLIYVNPEGPNGEPDPKKSGEDIRETFKRMGMNDEETVALTAGGHTFGKSHGAGDAAHVGPEPEAAPAEEMGLGWKSDFRSGKGSDTITSGIEGAWTPTPTKWDNTYFELLLGYEWELIKSPAGAYQWKAVDVKEDHLAPDAENADKKVPTMMTTADMAMKMDPEYRKISERFYKNPDELADVFAKAWFKLLHRDMGPKDRYLGPEVPEEDLIWQDPVPRGNYDLTEADVDALKKDILNSGLSTSELVKTAWGSAVTFRNSDYRGGANGARIRLEPQKNWEVNEPELLEKVLKTLEDVQAKSSKDVSIADLIVLGGTAAVEKAAKDAGVDVKVPFSPGRGDASQEQTEVEGMEVLEPIADGFRNYLKKEYAVSAEELLVDKAQLLGLSATEMTALMGGMRSLGANYQDTDLGIFTDKPDELNTDWFRNLVDMNIEWKPVDHYVYEGHDRKTGEAVRKASRVDLAFGSNSMLRALVEVYAQDDNKEKFVKDFVNAWVKVMDNDRFDLK; from the coding sequence ATGGATGAACAAAAGAAAATGAACGAACAGCAAGGTATGTGTCCGGTGATGCACGGTGGAGCAACGAGCCCGACACGAGGTGGCACAGCGAACCAGGAATGGTGGCCAAATCAGCTGAACGTCAGCATTTTACACCAGCACGACAAAAAAACGAACCCGTTCGATGAGGACTTTAACTACAAAGAAGCATTCAACCAAATGGATTACTATGCCATGAAAGAAGATCTGAAAGAATTAATGAAGACAAGTCAGGACTGGTGGCCTGCAGATTACGGGCACTACGGACCGTTCTTTATCCGCATGTCATGGCATGCCGCAGGTACGTACCGTACAGGCGACGGCCGCGGGGGCGGCGGAACCGGCGCACAGCGTTTCGCACCGCTCAACAGCTGGCCGGATAACGCCAACCTGGACAAAGCACGACGACTCCTCTGGCCAATCAAGCAAAAATACGGAAATAAACTCTCGTGGGCAGACTTAATTATCCTTGCAGGTAATGTTGCACTGGAAGATATGGGTCTGAAAACATTCGGTTTCGGTGGCGGACGTGAAGACATCTGGCATCCGGAAGAAGATATTTATTGGGGATCTGAAGATGAGTGGTTAGGTGACAACCGTTATGCGGGAAGCCGTCAGGATCTTGAGAATCCACTGGCTGCTGTTCAGATGGGCCTCATTTACGTCAATCCGGAAGGACCAAACGGCGAGCCGGATCCGAAGAAGAGCGGTGAGGACATCCGCGAAACCTTTAAACGGATGGGCATGAACGATGAAGAAACCGTCGCACTGACAGCCGGTGGACACACCTTCGGTAAGTCACACGGCGCAGGCGATGCAGCTCACGTCGGTCCTGAACCGGAAGCGGCCCCGGCAGAAGAAATGGGTCTTGGATGGAAGAGCGACTTCCGCTCCGGCAAAGGTTCTGACACCATTACCAGTGGAATTGAAGGCGCCTGGACGCCAACACCGACCAAGTGGGACAACACCTACTTTGAACTGCTGCTTGGCTATGAGTGGGAACTGATCAAGAGCCCTGCAGGCGCATACCAGTGGAAAGCGGTGGATGTGAAAGAAGACCACCTCGCACCGGATGCTGAAAATGCAGACAAGAAAGTGCCAACGATGATGACAACGGCAGACATGGCCATGAAAATGGACCCTGAATACAGAAAAATTTCCGAACGCTTTTATAAGAATCCGGATGAACTGGCAGACGTCTTTGCAAAAGCCTGGTTCAAGCTTCTTCACCGAGATATGGGACCGAAAGACCGTTACCTCGGACCAGAAGTACCGGAAGAAGACCTTATCTGGCAGGATCCGGTTCCTAGAGGGAATTACGACCTGACAGAAGCAGATGTTGACGCATTAAAAAAGGACATTTTGAATTCCGGTCTCTCAACCAGTGAACTGGTGAAAACCGCCTGGGGATCTGCCGTCACATTCCGTAATTCAGACTATCGCGGGGGCGCAAATGGCGCACGCATCCGCCTCGAGCCTCAGAAGAACTGGGAAGTCAACGAACCGGAATTGCTCGAAAAAGTACTGAAAACCCTTGAAGATGTTCAGGCTAAATCGTCCAAAGACGTGAGCATTGCAGACTTGATCGTACTTGGCGGTACAGCTGCAGTAGAAAAAGCTGCCAAAGACGCCGGCGTTGATGTGAAAGTACCATTCTCTCCAGGTCGCGGTGATGCATCGCAGGAGCAGACCGAAGTGGAAGGCATGGAAGTTCTCGAGCCGATCGCAGATGGTTTCCGCAACTACCTGAAGAAAGAATATGCCGTCAGTGCTGAAGAACTTCTCGTGGACAAGGCGCAGCTTCTTGGCCTCTCCGCTACTGAAATGACCGCGCTCATGGGCGGCATGCGTTCCCTCGGTGCAAACTATCAGGACACGGACCTCGGTATCTTCACCGACAAGCCGGATGAGCTGAACACCGACTGGTTCAGAAATCTCGTCGATATGAACATCGAGTGGAAGCCGGTTGATCACTATGTATACGAAGGTCATGACCGCAAAACCGGCGAAGCGGTGCGTAAAGCATCACGCGTGGATCTCGCATTCGGTTCAAACTCCATGCTTCGTGCACTCGTTGAAGTCTATGCACAAGACGATAACAAAGAGAAATTCGTGAAGGATTTCGTCAATGCATGGGTCAAAGTGATGGACAACGATCGTTTCGATCTGAAATAA
- a CDS encoding BglG family transcription antiterminator yields MYVSARDRFILEQLIQHPEGVTIREIAHSLQVSERTIHRDLASFDSLLHPYELILEKITSKGIFLKGSTEQLNQFKEDLQSAGHFDFLPEQRQVIIICKLLESIDGMKLQSLATDLNVTVATISSDLEKTATWLQYYGLSLEKRRGFGIRLLGDESSKRKAISGLLAENFNETEILQYVRRQLPEPDTTISESISGQLLGFIDPDKLKQVEQAVLTTIRSIDYPLADSAYIALVVHLTLAIERISKGENISMNQKLSNHLAQKKEFTLAKTLANQLETSFSITIPEAEVGYITMHLRGAKLRQDNQSLFSEDHFDTAFVARQLIEEVGKRTGTDLSGDTSLYQGLAAHLDPALYRVKQGMKIHNPLLEKIKSNYESLFTLIKESFSEVTDLEIPDAEIGFLVLHFGSSMEREVNRRNHEAIVICSSGIGSSKMIATRLRNEFPNIKTVTNRSLFDLNEIPATELDLVISTIPLIGHDIDYVQVNPFLTAEDIRKIEDYIERQEHRQGVDDDKERLAQETALPDKPPERVMDQLAAMDRALRTTLHILRQFSMYRQTTGNTIPEALHELALYLYDEDLIENPAAVTEKLEQRAALSGVGIPGTKTALYHARSQEVNQPLFLVLDLNHSHELKGMHDEIMPVNRLLIMLAPETLSQQSADILSHISALIIANQSSLELFSNGSEQAIHQHLSDELLHYYHDHYSKGETKP; encoded by the coding sequence ATGTACGTTTCAGCCAGAGACCGATTCATCCTTGAACAGCTCATTCAGCATCCTGAGGGCGTGACGATCCGCGAGATCGCTCACTCCCTGCAGGTCAGTGAACGCACAATTCACAGAGATCTGGCGAGTTTCGATTCGCTGCTTCATCCTTACGAGCTGATTTTGGAAAAAATCACAAGCAAAGGCATTTTCTTAAAAGGTTCCACTGAACAACTGAATCAATTCAAAGAAGACCTGCAATCTGCCGGCCATTTTGATTTTCTGCCGGAACAGCGGCAGGTGATCATCATTTGTAAACTCCTTGAATCCATCGATGGCATGAAGCTCCAATCTCTTGCCACCGATTTAAACGTCACCGTCGCCACCATCAGCAGTGACCTTGAGAAAACAGCCACCTGGTTACAATATTATGGACTCAGCCTTGAAAAACGCCGGGGATTCGGTATCCGACTCCTCGGCGATGAGTCTTCCAAACGAAAAGCCATCAGCGGCCTGTTAGCGGAAAACTTCAACGAAACTGAAATACTCCAGTATGTCCGCCGGCAGTTGCCCGAACCGGACACGACCATCAGCGAATCCATTTCCGGACAGCTTTTGGGCTTCATCGACCCAGACAAATTGAAACAGGTGGAACAGGCCGTACTGACGACGATCCGTTCCATTGACTATCCGCTCGCTGATTCAGCGTATATCGCCCTTGTTGTTCACTTGACACTGGCCATCGAACGGATATCAAAAGGTGAGAACATCTCCATGAATCAGAAACTGTCAAACCACCTCGCACAGAAAAAAGAATTCACCTTGGCAAAAACGTTGGCAAATCAGTTGGAAACGTCCTTTTCTATCACGATTCCTGAAGCCGAAGTCGGGTATATCACGATGCACTTACGTGGCGCAAAACTCCGTCAGGATAATCAGAGCCTGTTTTCTGAAGACCATTTCGACACTGCCTTTGTTGCCAGACAGCTGATTGAGGAAGTAGGCAAGCGGACAGGAACGGACCTGTCCGGCGACACTTCCCTGTATCAGGGACTCGCCGCCCATCTCGATCCCGCTTTATACCGGGTAAAACAGGGGATGAAGATTCATAATCCCCTATTGGAAAAAATCAAAAGTAATTATGAGTCTCTGTTCACATTGATCAAGGAATCCTTCAGCGAAGTGACAGACCTGGAGATCCCTGATGCGGAAATCGGCTTTCTCGTTTTGCATTTCGGCTCTTCTATGGAACGCGAAGTAAACCGGCGAAATCATGAAGCCATTGTCATCTGTTCCAGTGGGATCGGTTCATCGAAAATGATCGCAACGAGACTTCGAAATGAATTTCCCAACATCAAAACCGTAACGAACCGTTCGCTGTTTGATTTGAACGAAATCCCCGCGACAGAACTTGATCTCGTGATTTCCACCATTCCTCTCATTGGGCACGACATCGATTATGTACAGGTTAATCCGTTTTTAACGGCCGAGGATATTCGTAAAATTGAAGATTATATCGAGCGACAGGAACACCGTCAGGGGGTAGATGACGATAAAGAACGCCTCGCTCAGGAAACAGCGTTACCTGACAAGCCTCCAGAACGGGTGATGGATCAGCTGGCTGCCATGGACCGCGCTCTGAGAACAACACTGCACATCCTGAGACAATTCAGCATGTACAGGCAAACCACAGGAAACACCATTCCTGAAGCGCTCCATGAACTGGCTCTGTATCTGTATGATGAAGATCTCATCGAGAATCCTGCGGCCGTCACCGAAAAACTCGAACAGCGGGCAGCCCTTTCCGGCGTCGGGATCCCCGGAACAAAAACAGCTTTGTATCACGCAAGATCCCAGGAGGTCAATCAGCCGTTGTTTCTGGTCCTGGATTTGAACCACTCCCATGAATTAAAGGGCATGCACGATGAAATCATGCCTGTAAACCGGCTCTTGATTATGCTGGCTCCCGAGACCCTGTCCCAGCAGTCTGCGGATATTCTCAGTCATATCAGTGCACTGATCATTGCCAATCAATCAAGTCTGGAACTATTCTCGAACGGTTCAGAACAGGCCATTCATCAGCATCTCAGTGATGAACTGCTTCACTATTATCACGATCATTATTCAAAAGGAGAGACAAAACCATGA
- a CDS encoding mannitol-1-phosphate 5-dehydrogenase: MKQALHFGAGNIGRGFIGKVLAESGYHVTFVDVNHELIEAIQRDGSFTVYYAEPEKRHFTIPNISGLDSNLQDQDVVAAIADADLVTTAVGAHILPYIAPLISRGLSARLTQQAGPLNVIACENAVGGSDLLKAEVYKELSKEEQQKADEIIGFPNAAVDRIVPNQHQENILDVLVEPFFEWVVDASTYKGELPAINDIHFVEKLEAYIERKLFTVNTGHALAAYTGYQARLDTVQAAMKDKQVLRDIRQALAESGDLVSTKHGFDREEHDQYIEKILSRFQNQYIIDDITRVARQPIKKLGTNERLISPIRQLLELDRPADGLMKGAAAALQYDYEGDEEARELQKRLQEHGPAKTLAGITGLDEASPVIQGIVKQMK; this comes from the coding sequence ATGAAACAGGCCCTTCACTTCGGCGCAGGAAATATCGGTCGCGGGTTTATCGGCAAAGTTCTCGCTGAATCCGGTTATCACGTCACGTTTGTGGATGTGAACCACGAACTGATTGAGGCGATTCAACGCGATGGAAGCTTCACGGTGTATTATGCCGAGCCCGAAAAACGTCACTTCACGATTCCAAACATCAGTGGCCTGGATTCCAACCTCCAGGATCAGGACGTAGTCGCTGCCATAGCAGATGCGGATCTCGTCACCACTGCCGTCGGTGCACATATCCTCCCTTATATTGCACCACTCATCTCCCGGGGGTTGTCCGCCCGTCTTACTCAACAAGCAGGACCTCTGAATGTGATTGCCTGCGAAAATGCCGTCGGCGGATCAGACCTCCTGAAAGCTGAAGTATACAAGGAGCTTTCAAAAGAGGAGCAGCAAAAAGCTGATGAAATTATTGGCTTTCCAAATGCCGCAGTAGATCGGATTGTCCCGAACCAGCACCAGGAAAACATCCTCGATGTCCTCGTCGAACCATTCTTCGAATGGGTTGTCGATGCTTCCACGTACAAGGGTGAACTCCCTGCTATTAATGATATTCATTTCGTGGAAAAACTTGAAGCGTATATTGAACGAAAACTCTTCACCGTCAATACCGGCCACGCTCTGGCAGCATATACCGGATATCAGGCCAGACTCGATACCGTGCAGGCAGCCATGAAAGATAAACAGGTGCTGCGCGACATTCGTCAGGCACTTGCTGAATCCGGTGACCTCGTTTCTACTAAGCATGGCTTTGACCGGGAAGAGCATGATCAATACATCGAAAAAATACTTTCCCGATTCCAAAATCAGTACATCATTGATGACATTACCCGGGTCGCCCGTCAGCCGATCAAAAAGCTTGGCACTAATGAACGCCTCATCAGTCCGATCCGGCAGCTCCTTGAACTCGACCGGCCTGCAGATGGCCTGATGAAAGGCGCTGCAGCAGCACTTCAGTATGATTATGAAGGGGATGAAGAAGCCAGAGAACTTCAAAAACGCCTTCAGGAGCATGGTCCGGCGAAGACGCTCGCAGGCATTACCGGTCTCGACGAAGCCAGCCCGGTCATTCAAGGCATTGTAAAACAAATGAAGTAA
- a CDS encoding PTS mannitol transporter subunit IICB, protein MAQEKSSLRVKVQRFGNFLSSMIMPNIGAFIAWGLITALFIPDGWWPNESFAELVGPMITYMLPLLIGYTGGKLVHDTRGGVVGAVATMGVIVGAEVPMFIGAMIMGPLGGFVIKKMDQSVEGKIKPGFEMLVNNFSAGIFGGALALFGLMGIGPIVTIFSQAMGAGVEAVVDAGLLPLASILIEPAKILFLNNAINHGVLTPLGLEQASEAGRSILFLLETNPGPGLGVLLAFMFFGKGMAKRSAPGAVIIHFFGGIHEIYFPYVLMKPQLLAAVILGGMGGIFTFNLLGAGLPASPAPGSIIAYMLLTQQGYYIPVLSGVVVATAISFTVAALILKTSKDIDEDLTEATSKMEDMKGKKSSVSASLSGEKTKASEFNFANVEKIVFACDAGMGSSAMGASIMRDKVKKAGLEVEVKNFSISNIPEDTDVVITHKDLTPSAKDKIPGAYHVSVENFMNSPEYDKLVNDLKKE, encoded by the coding sequence ATGGCGCAAGAAAAAAGTAGTTTGAGAGTCAAAGTACAGCGTTTTGGAAATTTTTTAAGCAGCATGATTATGCCGAACATCGGTGCATTCATTGCATGGGGACTGATTACTGCACTCTTTATTCCAGATGGCTGGTGGCCGAACGAAAGCTTTGCTGAACTTGTCGGACCAATGATCACGTATATGTTACCACTCTTAATCGGTTATACTGGAGGTAAACTGGTCCACGATACCCGAGGTGGGGTCGTCGGTGCCGTCGCCACGATGGGTGTCATCGTCGGCGCTGAAGTGCCAATGTTTATCGGAGCCATGATTATGGGGCCATTGGGCGGTTTTGTCATCAAGAAGATGGACCAATCCGTCGAAGGTAAAATCAAGCCCGGTTTTGAAATGCTCGTCAACAACTTCTCCGCCGGAATCTTCGGTGGTGCACTGGCCCTCTTCGGTCTGATGGGAATCGGTCCGATCGTAACCATATTCAGTCAGGCAATGGGTGCAGGAGTCGAGGCCGTTGTTGATGCAGGCCTTCTGCCACTTGCAAGTATTCTGATTGAACCCGCAAAAATTCTTTTCTTGAACAACGCAATCAACCACGGGGTATTGACACCTCTGGGACTCGAACAGGCATCAGAAGCAGGACGATCCATTCTGTTCCTGCTCGAAACCAACCCGGGACCGGGACTTGGCGTCCTGTTAGCCTTCATGTTCTTTGGAAAGGGCATGGCGAAACGTTCAGCACCAGGCGCTGTCATCATTCATTTCTTCGGGGGGATTCATGAGATTTACTTCCCGTATGTACTCATGAAGCCACAACTCCTCGCAGCCGTGATTCTCGGTGGTATGGGCGGTATTTTCACCTTTAATCTTCTCGGCGCAGGTTTGCCGGCGAGTCCGGCACCAGGAAGCATCATTGCTTATATGCTGTTAACGCAGCAAGGCTATTACATTCCTGTACTCAGCGGTGTTGTCGTTGCAACAGCCATATCCTTTACAGTCGCTGCACTGATTCTTAAGACCAGTAAAGACATTGATGAAGACTTGACTGAAGCAACTTCAAAAATGGAAGACATGAAAGGTAAGAAAAGTTCCGTATCTGCTAGTCTTTCCGGAGAAAAAACAAAAGCAAGCGAATTCAATTTTGCCAACGTCGAAAAAATCGTCTTTGCCTGCGACGCAGGAATGGGATCGAGTGCGATGGGCGCTTCCATCATGCGTGACAAAGTGAAAAAAGCCGGGTTGGAAGTGGAAGTGAAGAACTTCTCCATCAGCAACATCCCGGAAGACACAGACGTCGTTATCACCCATAAAGATCTGACACCTAGTGCAAAAGATAAAATACCGGGCGCTTATCATGTTTCTGTTGAGAACTTCATGAACAGCCCTGAGTATGACAAGCTCGTCAATGACCTGAAAAAAGAATAG
- a CDS encoding DUF6366 family protein, which produces MAGGLNQETVNELMKDGYTLYKQGKKREAAEVWLILWELIQEEMNRTDVSDVEDIAKTSSNAEMFSSWLDDLKQVLAEVDGDPDFMREQTAFLRSGLTVTCDEGKQNQKDQESGHESDKEQSKAIRQKKMQEELARQMNTLPPERARTKREVKAGHLGDDAAMTKQQSNHDRQERQRQKELQDNPGGGLRDGADRAGSGGLVDLVNALGAKGIGILILVLLTGYLIYALFIQ; this is translated from the coding sequence ATGGCCGGAGGTCTGAATCAGGAGACAGTCAACGAACTGATGAAGGATGGCTATACCCTTTATAAGCAGGGGAAGAAGCGCGAAGCTGCAGAAGTGTGGCTGATCCTCTGGGAACTGATTCAAGAAGAAATGAATCGAACGGATGTTTCTGATGTGGAAGATATTGCGAAGACAAGTTCAAATGCAGAAATGTTTTCCAGTTGGCTGGACGATCTGAAACAGGTGTTGGCAGAGGTTGATGGAGACCCCGATTTTATGAGGGAGCAAACAGCATTTTTGAGATCTGGCCTTACAGTGACCTGTGACGAGGGAAAGCAAAATCAAAAAGATCAAGAATCGGGACATGAGAGTGATAAAGAACAATCAAAAGCAATCAGACAGAAGAAGATGCAAGAGGAACTGGCAAGGCAAATGAATACCCTGCCCCCTGAGAGAGCAAGAACGAAAAGAGAAGTGAAGGCAGGGCACTTAGGAGATGATGCAGCGATGACAAAACAGCAATCGAATCATGACCGCCAGGAACGGCAACGACAAAAGGAACTTCAGGATAACCCAGGTGGCGGACTCAGGGATGGAGCTGACAGAGCAGGATCCGGTGGACTGGTGGATCTCGTTAATGCTCTCGGGGCAAAGGGTATCGGTATCTTGATTCTGGTGCTCCTGACCGGTTATCTGATCTATGCACTGTTTATTCAATAG
- a CDS encoding alpha/beta hydrolase, translated as MAVIWENKWKILLGIILAVIAIVWFILRPYPAGDAAKAALEESAVMEASVHDAIRFIPDEEPLAHLIYYPGGLVEEEAYSYFGEAMAEAGVDVWIIPMPLNLAVLGSSRAEGVLESVGEAPVVIGGHSLGGAMASRFAQEHAERLAGVFFHGAYPDEGGRLDETDLSVLLITAQNDEVMSQDSYREGLGYLSAGALEEEIIAGNHASFGDYGPQRGDGEAGVTHEDAVVEIVDITIEWLTTLR; from the coding sequence ATGGCAGTAATTTGGGAGAATAAGTGGAAAATACTGCTGGGAATTATTCTTGCGGTGATCGCAATCGTCTGGTTCATCTTACGGCCTTATCCTGCAGGAGATGCCGCTAAAGCTGCGCTGGAAGAAAGTGCTGTGATGGAGGCGTCTGTCCATGATGCGATCCGTTTTATACCTGATGAAGAACCATTGGCACACTTGATCTATTATCCAGGGGGTTTGGTTGAGGAAGAAGCTTACAGCTATTTCGGTGAAGCAATGGCAGAAGCGGGTGTGGATGTCTGGATTATACCCATGCCCTTAAATTTGGCTGTGCTCGGCTCATCAAGAGCTGAAGGGGTCCTGGAATCAGTTGGAGAAGCTCCGGTTGTCATCGGTGGGCACTCTCTCGGTGGTGCGATGGCAAGCCGTTTCGCACAAGAGCATGCTGAGCGCTTGGCAGGGGTGTTCTTTCACGGGGCATACCCGGATGAAGGCGGACGGCTGGATGAAACAGATTTATCGGTTTTATTGATTACGGCACAAAATGATGAAGTCATGAGTCAGGACAGTTACCGGGAAGGACTCGGGTATTTGTCTGCCGGAGCTTTGGAAGAGGAAATCATAGCAGGCAACCATGCATCATTTGGTGATTATGGACCTCAACGAGGTGACGGGGAAGCGGGCGTGACGCATGAGGATGCAGTCGTGGAGATCGTTGACATAACAATAGAATGGCTGACGACCCTGCGGTAA